AGTGCCGTAGTTTTCCGAGACGGGCTTGAAGTACGGATGTAGCCCCATCGCGGCTACTTCCTGGGGCCGCGTAAACTGCCGGCACTTCTCGAACAAATCGGCGGCCTGGGTCATGGGCGTCTGCGGCATGGCGCGCTTATCCCCTTCATTTGGAAGATATGGACATTCCTGTTAATATACAGACCCCCTTAGACCGGACAAAACCGGTTCGGGCCTCTCGGGGCCCCAGAGGGCGGTCAGGACCCGAAGCACTTCCGGGTTGCCCGCCTCAAAACGCCGTTGAATGGCGCTCTTGTATGCGGCCCAGCGGGCCAAGAAACCGGATATGTCCTCTAGCGTCGGATCGCGGCCGACCACGGCGGCTCCGAAACCGGCCTGCGCGAGCTGCCAGGCGTTAAGCGTCTGCTCGAAGATGCCCCTGTTCGGAAGCGCCAACAAGGGCTTACCCAGGTACAGGGCCTCGGAGATCAGCGTAAAACCCGCCGTGGCAATCACGGCGCGCGCCGAAGCCAGATCCCGCAAAAACCCCTCCAGGGATGAGGGGCGCATCTTCACGTTCCGAGCCACGGCGATGGCCTCCGAAAACCCGTATACGTGAAAGGGGACCTCCGCAAAGCGCTCCAGCAGGCGCAACAGCTTCTCGGCCCCCCGGCTCCGATTTATGTAGACCAGGACGTGTTCCCCCTCGGCGGGCTCAGCCCGCAACACAGCGGATCGGATCACAGGGGGCACGAGCCGAACCCGCTCCGGCCGCCGCAGGGGCAGGGGCAGAAAAGTCGGGATCAACGTGAGCACGGCCTGAGGCGGGGCGATCCAGCGCACCACCGCACCAACCAGGGCCGCGTTCAAACGCCATCGCCAGGGTATCGGATAACGGGCTTCGGTGAGGATCTGCTGCCGATTGAACCCCACTACGGGTAGCCCCAACAAGGCCGCCGCCCGGCCGCTGAAGTATTCGAAATCGTTGATCAGCCACTCGGCTTGAAAGGCCTCCAGAGACCGAGCCAAATCGCGGATCAGCCGACCGGACCTGAGCAGGTGAGGCAGGTTATGCCATAGCGTGCGCCAAGGCCTTAAGGTGTTGTTGTAGACGACGTGCTCCAGCGCGGGGACCCGCAGCACCGGCTTGTTGAGCTCGGTCAAGATCTCGTAGGCCACCCCGCCAGCGCAATAAAGCACCTCATGGCCCTCGAGCTCCAAGGCCTCGGCTATAGCTAATGCCCGGGAGGTGTGTCCCCGACCTTCGCCGCTGAGCGCATATACGATGCGCGCCACGCCCCCGAATGCTCCTCCTTCGCTCCCGATGCTAAAGTAGGCGCATCAGACGCAAAACGCTAGCCCTGCTCAGCCCCACGCCCCCGACGAAGCCAGAGCCGCACGGCGTAACCAAGCCCAAGCAAGGCCAGCAGCAACAGCACAACCCGGCCGTACTGGCGTAAATACTCCCCTACGAGCTCCCAGCGCTCCCCCAGCCAATAGCCCAGTCCCACTAACAGACCCGTCCAGAAGAGTGTGCTCAAGAACGCCGCAACCGTTACGGGACCAAAGGGCATATGCGCCATACCGGCCACAAGCGAAATCACCGAGCGAGTGCCGCTTAAAAAACGATTCAGCACCACCGCTACGATCCCATAGCGATGAAACCACCGCTGCGCCGCCCGCAGGTGCCGCTCGGATACAAACAACAGCCGCGGTCGGCTCAGCAGGACCGGGCCCACCCGGTAGCCGATCCGATACATCGTCACAAAGCCCAAGGTGCTACAGGCGACAGCCCCTAGCCAGAGGCTCCAGACGTTTAGCACCCCCAAACCGGCCAGATACCCCCCGAAAACCACCACCACGTCTCCCGGAATAGGGGGCAATAGGTTCTCCAGATACGCCACCGCCCAGATGGCCACATATAACCACAAGGGGGACAGCCGGCTCAGCAGGCTCACCCACTCGGCAACGTCCATATCACCCAATTCCGAACTAAAAGGAAAAGGCCCCGGTTTTGTATAAACCCGGGGCCTTTCCGAGCGGGACACGGGATTCGAACCCGCGACCTCAACCTTGGCAAGGTTGCGCTCTAACCAACTGAGCTAGTCCCGCCTATGGCGGCGTAAAGATAAGGTCCGAGCCGAGACCTGTCAAGCCGCCTCGATGCCCCGGATCAATTGATCCCTAGCCTCCGGAGAACTGCATCGGTGATATCATGCCGTTCGTCGGCGTACAGCAAAATCGGATTAGGTCCGATCCCGGTGCTGAAGACCAACGCAAGACGGCGTTCCTTAGCCACCTCTTCGATGGCCTTCTGGATCCGGTTTAGAATAGGCTGCATAAGCTCCGCCTCTTTTTGCTCCAGCTCCCGGCTTTTCTCCATGGCAAACTGCTGCAGCTGCGTCTGCAGGCCGGCCAGCTCCTGCTCGCGACGCTGCCGGGCGTCCGGAGACATCAAAGCCTGTCTCCGTTGATAGTCCTGTAGCTGCCGATCAAAATCCTGCAGCTTCTGCTGATATTCGGCCTGATGACGCTGGGCCAGGTTCTCGAGCTGCTTTTGCACGGCGGCCACCTCGGGCATTTTCGATAGAATGAAGTCCACCCGTGTGTAGCCGATGGGTAGGGCGGGGTTGGCACCTTGTTGTTGGGCCCAGGCCAACTGCCCCATCCCCATCATCCCCCAAAGTATCCACGCATATCGCCTCATAGAAGCACCCTTTTGGTTTAGTTGCTCGAAAGCTCAGCGCGCGCTTGAGGCCGCGTTTACGCCCAGCCGTTCAAGCACGAGCGCGCTCAGATCGTGCTGGGGGCGCACGTAGAGAAACGTAAGCGACCCCGATTTATCAAAGACGAAGTCATATCCCTGGGCCTCGGCCACCTCGCGCAAAGCACGCAAGATGCGTTCCTGAATGGGGCGCAGAAGCTGCGCCTGCTGCTGAAAAAGCTCCCCTTGGGGCCCGAATTTTTGTTCGCGAAACTGCTCCAAGAGGCGCTCTTTGTCGACAATTTCTTGCCTTTTTTGGCGCCGCATTTCTTCTGTGTACAGCACTTCTCGGGCCTGATAGTCGCGCACGAGCTGCTCCAGCTCGCGTTGCATCCGCTCCAGCTCGCGTTGCCATTCTTGCGCCATGCGCTCTAGCCGCTGCTGGGCGTCCTGATATTCGGGCAGTCTGTTCAGGATATGCTCCGAGTCGATATACCCGATCTTCTGTTGGGCCCATGCCAGGGTGCTTCCCACCCCCCCTAAGAGGATACCAAGGAGCAGATATCGCATAGCCATCCCCGTTGCGCTAAAACTGCGGCCCAATGCTGAATTGGAACACCCAGCCCGGGCGAGTCACCCCCGGAATGCGGTCAAAGGCATAGCCGTAGTTCAGATCCAGCAGGCCCAGAATAGGTAAAAACAGCCGCACCCCCAAGCCGGCGGACCGATACAGCTGCGTCGGCACGTAGGAGGCGAAATCCAACCAGGTGTTGCCGGCATCCACGAATACGTACGGGAACAGGTTGAGCTGTTGGGTCTGCACCAGGGGGTAGCGCAGCTCAGCCGAGTATTTGTTGAGAATCGTCCCCCCTATGGGTCCATCTTGGGTTCGCGGCGAGATCAGCTGCGAGCCGCCTCGGTAGCCTCGCATAAAGACGATATCTTGGCCGAAGAACTGCTGGGCCTCCAAGATCGTGCCGCCGATGTAGAAACGCTCAAAGGGGCTGCGCTCCCCTTTGCGGAAGGAGCCCAGATAGCCGTAATCAAGCGCGGTGCCCAGCACCAGATTGCCAATAATGGGCACGTTCCATTTCAAACCCAGACGCCACTTGTGATACTGGATGAAACCCGGAAGCGGAGGGGCCAGGTCAACCGTGAGCGTCATCTCAGAGCCCGTTCGGGGGAAGAAGGGGTTATCGATGGAGCTTCGGCTCAACGTCTGCCGTAGGCTTACGGTCTGGTGCACCCCATTCGGAAGCCCGTAGTAGTAGGTAGAGCCCTGTAGGCGCACGTCGTAAATCTGATAGCTCAGCGCGTGGCTGAGCTGGAAGAAATCGTCTGGCCACGACAGGCGGCGGCCTAAGCTGAGCGACACCCCAGTGGTGTGGAAGTGTTCGTTGCGCTGCTGTAGCAGGCTATCTGGGGGCAAGGGCAGGCCATAGAGGTCGTAGTAATAGTAGTCATACAGCCCAAAGGTGCGGCGGTTGTGGTACAAGCTAAAACCCGCCGGCATAGGCCGACCCCGAAACCAGGGCTCAGTAAAGCTGATCGAATAGGCCTGGTAGTTGCGGCCCGCCACCTGTACGGACAGGCTGAGCTTTTGCCCGTCTCCGGAGGGCAGAGGCCGCCAGGCTTTGGCGCGCGTGATGTCCTGAATAGAGAAGTTGTTGAAGGCCAGCCGCAGGCCCAGGATCAGCCCGATGTAGCGCCCGCCATAGGATCCGGAGAGCTCCAGCTGATCGCCCCCCTTTTCCACTACGGAGTACGTCAAATCGACCGTCTTGCGCTCGGGATCCACCTGATAATCGGGCCGGATCTGCTCCGGCTCAAAGAAGCCCAGCACGGCCAGCTCGCGCACGCTACGTTGGATGGCCTCTCGGCTGAACTTATCTCCGGGCAGGGTGCGCAGCTCCCGCCGGATGACGTGCTCCTTCGTCTTCGTATTGCCCGTAATGAGCACGCGCCGGATGGTGGCGATCTCCCCCTCGTAGAGTTCAAAGATCAGATCCACCGAATCCGGCGCCACCACGCGCTCCTCAAGCTGGGCGTTGAAAAACAGATACCCGTTGTTCTGATAAAGCCCGTATACGTCCAACCCGTTGGGGTTGAACTGCAGATTCCGCTGCAGCTTTTTGGCGTTGTAACGCTCCCCGGGCTTAAAGCCCAGGACCTCGGTTAGCTGCGCGTCGGTGTAGACCGTGTTGCCACGCCACTCGATGCGGCGCACGTAGTAGCGGGGCCCCTCATAGAGGCTGAGCGCCACCACAAGACCGGCCCGGGTCGAGTCGTAGTAGACGGTATCCCGGAGTACGCGCGCATCGCGAAACCCCTGCTCGGCGTAGGCCTCGATCAGGTTGGCCAAGTCCTCCCGGAGATCCATCGGATCGAACTTGGCCCGGCCCCAGAAGCGCCACCAGGCGTCCTGTTTGGTCTTCTTTAGCCGGCGGCGCACCCAGGCGTCGGACATCGCCCGGTTGCCTTCCACGAGAATACGCTTGACCTCTACGCTTGGGCCCTTGTCCACGTCAAAGCTCAAGCGCACGTAACCCGGCTTGCCCACCACGGAGTCGGCTCGAGCCGTTACGCGAACCTGCAGATGACCTTTCTTCTCGAAGTATTCCGCAATCACACGTTGGGCGCGCCCGATCGTGCTGCGGGACACAGAGGTACCGCGTGCGAGCACAAGCCGCTTGCGCAGCTCCTCACGCTCGCCCCGCTTGACGCCGCGGATCTCGTAATCCTCCAGTCGGGGCTCCTCACGCACCGCGATCACAAGAAAAGCGCCATCGCCCACGCTGCGCTCCAGGCGCACCTGCACATCGGAAAACATCCCCAACCGATACAGCTGGCGGATGGCGTTCGAGACGGCCTCTCCGGGAATGCGAATCGTCATGCCCTTGTATAGGCCGCTAGTGCTCAGGACCAGATCCCGAGTCGTGGGGCCTGTGGCCCCTTCGACTAGGATATCCAAGATCTGGTAAGTGCGCGGCTCTTCCAGAAAAGGGTGCGCCTCCGGGGCGCCGCTTTGCTGCGCGCGTACCGTCCCCAGCGCCCCAAAAAGCATCCATAAGAGCAGGCATAGCCAGCGATGGCGACCCATGGCGCTCCTTCTTACACTACGGGCTGACCGTTGGCCAGAAAGGCGGCCACTTGCTCGCTTGTGCGGCCATAACGGCGCTCCCGGCTTTGAAAACTGCGAATGGCCTCGTACAGGTGAACTCGGCGGAAATCCGGCCACAAGCACGGGGTGACGTAAAACTCCGCGTAGGCGATCTGCCACAAGAGAAAGTTCGACACCCGAAATTCGTTGCTGGTGCGGATCACCAGGTCCGGATCCGGCATACCGGCCGTACTCAGATGTTGGGCCACAACGGCCTCCGTAATGCGCTCCGGATCTAGGTTTCCGGCCGCCACCTCTTGGGCGATGCGACGCACGGCCTCGGTGATCTCCCAGCGTCCACCATAGCTTAGAGCCAGCGTAAGCACCATACGCTCACCGGAGCGGGTGCGTTCCATGGCCTCTAGCAGCTCATCGCGGCAGGACGAGGGCAAACGCTCCAAATCCCCAACGGCGTTAAGTCGGATACGATGCTGTCGCAGCGTACGGGTCTCGCGCCTGAGGGTGCGCACCAGTAGCTCCATGAGCGCGTTTACCTCGGAGACCGGGCGGGCCCAGTTTTCGGTGGAGAAGGCGTATAGGGTCAGATACGGTATCCCCAACTCGGCGCAAGCTTCCACGACGTCGCGAACCGCGGCCACGGCCGCCCGATGCCCGGCCACGCGGGGCAGACCGCGTTTGCGCGCCCATCTGCCGTTGCCGTCCATGATGATGGCGACGTGCCGGGGAAGCGGCCCTTGCAGACGAAGCGCTTCCTGCTCGGCGCGATCTTGGGCCGAGGGCGTGCTCTGCGCATGGGGATCTTTAGCGGCCATTGCGGCTAGGCCTTATCTGGATCTGGAGGGTCTCTACATAAAAAGCACCCGTTTGGGTGCTGCAACCCACAAAGCTACCAGGCCCTGTTTCCGTTGTCAAGGAATCGAACCCGAACCAACTGAGGGCCCGGACTCCATGGCCAAGGCGGGCACTCGCATCCGAATGAGGTCCTAAGGCCCCCCGCGGGATAAAAGGGCGCTTTTGAAGTCGGTTAGCACCGTCCATTGTAGCGCCTATTCCTCTAGACCCCGCCTGCTTGCGACGGCTCTTCGGAGAGCGTCTTGCGGGAAAAAGACGGCTGTCGGTGTTTACCGTCGCGCGCACCCGGCGTTCCACGTAATAGCGAGTCGGCTGCTCGGTCCGACCGAAGAGAGCGCGCCTTTGCATATTCAAAGCTGAAGCAGAGCTCAAGCGAAATCCGGTGGTCGATTACGCACCGCAACGGCTCTTCGGCTCGCCATGGCGTAACCCCGTGCTCGATGCGCTGCATGTCGCAATCATGCGAGGCCTGCTGGGCGCTGCTCAGGCCCCAGACCTTCCGGCGCGACAGGGCAGGTTCAGTTGTGCGTGCGCATATCGAAACGCGGGCAGGTGCCGCTCGGCGGGGTTGCCCGCCTCGCCTCCGGCCGGCTCGAAGTCCACCGCGCACCGATCTTCGTGGGCAACATGGGGCGGTGCCGGACTTTCGGGTAGCGCAGCGCTTTGCGGGTTGCATTCTGCCCAGGCGCGTAGGCAGCTCGGTCTAGCACCTCCTTATCTTGCAGGACCGGGACCGTGTGGCGAAACCGGCTCGGGTGCTCCGCAAGCGAACAAGAGCAGTTCGCGGCCTGCAGCGCACCCCGAGGTCCATTCGAGGTTTGCACCGGGAGCCGACGATGGGGGATCCCCCGCTGCCCGGCCGGGTTCAGGCTCAGGTGCTTGTCTCGGCCTCTGCCTCTTCTTCGGGCACAAAAGGGGTCACGTCGGCGATTGCGTCCCCATCGGCCAGCTTAATGAGCCGCACGCCCTGGGTGTTGCGGCCCATCTCCCGGATATCGCGAATGGGCATCCGAATCACCGTGCCCTGAACGGTGATGAGCATGAGTTCGTCGGAGTCGGTGACCTCTCGGAGCGCGATCACGGGCCCGGTTTTGTCCGTAACGCGCATCGTGATCACGCCCTTGCCGCCTCTAGCCTGCACGCGGTACTCCTCCAGGGGGCTGCGTTTGCCGTATCCGCGCTCGCTTACGGTCAGCAGCGACACGCCGGAACGGCGCACGGCCACCATGCCGACCACGGCGTCATCGGGTTCCTCCAGTTCGATCCCCTTGACGCCGGCCGCCACGCGGCCCATGGGCCGCACCTCGCGTTCCGAGAACCGGATGGCCCGACCCGAGCGCGTGGCGAGCACGATCTCATGCGTGCCGTCGGTGAGCTTGGCCTCGATGAGTTCGTCCCCCGGACGGATGTCCAGGGCGATGATCCCGTCTCGACGGGGCCGGCTGTATTGCTCCAGAGGCGTCTTCTTGACCATACCCTGACGGGTGGCCATCAAGATGTAATGCCGATCGACGTAAGCGGGATCCTGCAGGGTCTTGACGGCCACGATGGCGCGGATCTGTTCCTGTTGGCCGATTTGGATCAGGTTGCGAATAGAACGGCCGCGCGAAGCCCGCCCGCCTTCGGGGATTTCGAAGACCTTGAGCCAGTAGCATCGGCCTTGATTGGTGAAGAACAACAGGTAGTGGTGCGTACTGGCTACAAACAGACGCTCCACGTAATCGTCCTCGCGCGTGCCCGCTCCGCGTACGCCCTTGCCGCCGCGCCCCTGACGCCGATAGCCCGAAAGGGCCGTGCGCTTGATAAAGCCCTGATGCGTGATCGTAACGACCACGTCCTCGTCGGCGATCATGTCCTCTACGCGGAAGTCCTCGGCCGTGTAGACGATCTCCGTGCGACGCGCATCCCCGTAGCGCTCTCGAAGCTCGCGCAGCTCCTCCTTGATCAGCTCCATGCGCAGCGGCTCCTGTTCCAGAATGGCCCGCAGCCGCTCGATGAGCTGCAGCGTTTCTTTGTACTCCTGTTCGATTTTTTGGCGTTCCAGACCGGTCAGCCGCTGCAGGCGCATCTCCAAAATGGCCCGGGCCTGCCGCTCCGAAAGCCCAAAGCGCTCCATGAGACGCTCCTGGGCTGTGGGCACATCGGGCGCGCTGCGGATGGTCTGGATGACCGCATCCAGGTGACGGAGGGCTATCTTGAGGCCCTCCAACAGGTGCGCCCGCTCCTCGGCTTCGGCCAGCTCAAAGCGGGTGCGGCGCAGCACGACCTCGTGCCGGTGCTCAACGTAGTGGGCGATCAGATCCCGGAGCGTGAGCACCTTGGGTTTGCCGCCGACCAGGGCGAGCAAGATCACCCCGAAAGTCGACTGCAGGGCCGTGTGCTTGTAGAGGTTGTTGAGCACGACCGTCGGGTCGGCCTCGCGCTTCAGTTCGAAGACGACGCGCAGCCCGTCGCGATCGGACTCATCCCGGATATCCGCTATGCCGTCGAGCTTTCGGTCCCGAACAAGCTGCGCGATCTTTTCGATAAGCTGCGCCTTGTTGACCAGATAGGGGATCTCCGTGACCACGATCGCCGCGCGCCCCCCACGCTGGGTCTCGACTTGGGCCCGAGCCCGCACGGTGATCTTGCCCTTTCCGGTTGTGTAGGCCTCTCGGACCCCGTCGTAGCCGTAGATGATGCCCCCTGTGGGAAAATCGGGCCCCTTGATGTAGCGCAACAGCTCTTCGTTGCCGATGTCCCGGTTGTCGATGTAGGCGATGATCCCGTCGACGACCTCTTGCAGGTTATGGGGGGGTATGTTCGTCGCCATGCCGACGGCGATGCCGCTGGCGCCGTTCAAAAGCAGGTTCGGAGGTAGAGCCGGGAGCACAGCGGGCTCTTGCAGAGAATCGTCGAAATTCGGGCTAAAATCGACCGTGTCCTTGGCGATATCCCGCAGCATCTCTTCGGCTAGCCGGGTAAGACGCACCTCGGTGTAGCGCATCGCCGCCGCGGCATCGCCGTCAAGGGATCCGAAATTGCCCTGCCCGTCCACTAAGGGGTAGCGCATCGAGAAGTCCTGCGCCATGCGGACCATCGTATCGTAGACGGCCGCATCCCCGTGGGGGTGGTACTTACCCAGGACCTCGCCCACCACGCGGGCGCTTTTCTTGTAGGGCCGGTTGTGTCCGAGCCCCAATTCGGACATGGCATAAAGGATGCGCCGTTGCACAGGCTTAAGCCCATCGCGCACATCCGGCAGCGCACGGGAGACGATGACGGACATCGCATAATCGATGTAGGCCGTCTTCATCTCCTCTTCGATCGAAATCGGGATGACGCGCTCGCGGCTGTTGTTGTCCAACATCGGTGGATTAGACGTCTAGATTGGCGTACTTGGCGTTTTGCTCGATAAAGCGCCGACGCGGCTCCACGGCCTCGCCCATGAGGATGGAGAAGAGGTGATCGGCCGCCGCCGCGCTTTCGATCGTAACCTGCTCCAATAGACGCCGCTCCGGATCCATGGTGGTGGCCCAGAGCTGCTCCGGGTTCATCTCGCCCAGACCCTTGTAGCGCTGCACGGTCGCCTGTTCTCGACGTTTTTCCTGCTCCAGGCGCCGCAGGAGCTCATCGCGCTCCTCATCGGTCCAGGCATACCATTCTTCCTTGCCCGCCTTGATGCGATACAGGGGGGGCAGGGCGATGTAGACGTATCCGTTTTCGATAAGCGGCCGCAGATAGCGGAAGAAAAACGTAAGCAAAAGGGTGCGGATGTGCGACCCGTCCACATCGGCATCGGTCATGAGGACGATCTTGTGATAGCGCAGGCCGCTTAGGTCGATCTCCTCTTCCGAGGTCCCGATGCCGCATCCCAACGCGATGGCGATGTTGCGGATCTCCTCGTTCTCCAAAACTTTGTCCAAGCGAGCCTTCTCCACGTTCAAGATCTTGCCGCGCAAGGGCAGGACGGCCTGGAAACGCCTATCGCGGGCCTGCTTAGCCGAACCGCCAGCCGAATCGCCCTCCACCAGGAACAGCTCGCAGTGCCGCGGATCGGAGATCGCGCAGTCGGCCAGCTTGCCCGGCAGCCCGGATCCGGAGAGCACGTTTTTGCGCTGCACCAGTTCCCGGGCCCGTCGGGCCGCTTCGCGGGCCTGAGCGGCCAACAGCACCTTCTGCAGAATGGCGCGCGCCACGCGCGGGTGCTGCTCCAAGAAATCGGCCAGCCGCTCGTTGACAAAGACCTCTACCGCGCTCTGCACCTCGGAATTGCCGAGCTTCGTCTTCGTCTGGCCCTCAAACTGCGGCTCGGCCACCTTAATGGAGATGACGGCCGTTAGGCCTTCGCGGAAATCCTCGCCCGCCAGCTCAAATTTGACGTTGCGCAGCAGCCCGTTTTTCTCGGCATAAGCCTTGAGCGTGCGCGTAAGGGCTTTGCGAAAGCCCGTAACGTGCGTGCCCCCTTCGTGCGTGTTGATGTTGTTTACGTACGAAAGCACGTTCTCCACATAGGAGTCGTTATACTGCATGGCGATCTCGATGGGCACGCCGTCCTGTTCGCCGGCCAGGTAAATGATGGGCTGATGCAGCGGGGTGCGGTTTTCATCCAAGAACCGCACAAACTCGCGGATGCCCCCCTTGTAGTGGTATTCTTCCCGTAGCGGAGGGCTTTCGCGCTCATCCAGGAGCGTGATCCGAACGGTGGGGTTCAGAAAAGCCAGCTCCCGCAGCCGCTCGGCCACGGTGTCGAAGCGAAACTGGGTGTGCTTGAAGATGAGCTTGTCCGGCAGAAACCGGACCCGCGTGCCCGTACGCCGGCTTTTGCCCGCGATCACCAGGTCCGTTACGGGACGACCGCGCTCGTAACGCTGCCGCCAAATGTGCCCGTCGCGATGCACTTCGACTTCGAGCCATTCCGAAAGAGCGTTTACGCAGGAGACTCCCACCCCGTGTAGGCCACCGGAGACCTTATAGGTCTTTTTGTCGAACTTGCCGCCCGCGTGCAGCTTGGTCATAACGACCTCCACGGCGGGTCGGCCCTCGGTGGGATGGATGTCGACGGGAATGCCGCGGCCGTTGTCCGTTACGGAACAGGAACCGTCGTCGTGCAGCACAACCTCAATGCGGTCGCAAAAGCCGGCCAGGGCCTCGTCGATGGAGTTGTCCACGACCTCGTAGATCAGGTGATGCAGGCCACGCGGGCCCACATCCCCGATGTACATGGCCGGCCGTCGGCGCACGGCCTCTAGGCCTTCCAGGATCGTAATGGATTCCGCTGTGTACTGCGATACGGCTTCGGGCGTGCTCATTCGGATCCGTCTGCTAAAGGTGTGCGCTTTTGCAAAAATACGGCCCCTATCGGGGCAAATGCGAATGCGCCCCCAGAAGCGCCGCGATGCGCTCTGCGGCTCGCCCATCCCCGTAATGCGGCCGAGGCGGGCTGGCGGGAGCCGGGGCGCGAAGCGCCGCCCAGAGGCGTTCGGGGTCCAGGTCCACCAGGTGATTCCAGCCCTCTTGGACCGTCTCCCCCCATTCCGTTTCGGCCCGCAGCGTAAGACAGGGGCGGCCCAGCCAGTAAGCCTCCTTTTGCAGCCCCCCGGAGTCGGTCAGCACCCGATGGCAACCCTCCAGAAGGCGTATCATAGCCAGATAGCCTACGGGCTCGACCGCATATACCGTTGCGGGCAGGCTGAGCCCGAAGGCGGCCAACTGCTTGCGCGCCCTCGGATGCAGCGGCCAGACCACGGGCCGATCTAGCTCCCCTAAGAGCGCAAGCAGGCGGCGGAACCGGTCTGGGTCGTCCGTGTTTTCGGCCCGGTGCACGGTGAGCAGATAGTACGAGCCGGGCTCAAAGGGCACCAGCGCCTCCGGGCGCACCCGCTCGCGGGCCCGATCCCGGTAAAAGAGCAGGGCGTCAAGCATGACGTCGCCCGTCCAGTGCACCCCGCGCGTGATGCCCTCTGTTCGCAGGTTCTCTACGGCCTGTTGGCTGGGGCAGAAGAGCAGGTCCGCAAGCCGATCGGCCACAAGCCGGTTGACCTCCTCGGGCATGCGGGGGTTGTAGCTGCGCAAACCGGCCTCCACGTGGGCCAGGGGCAGACGAAGTTTGGCCGCCACAAGCGCCCCGGCCAGGGTGGAGTTCGTATCCCCGTAGACGAGCACCCAATCCGGGCTGGGCCGAAGCGCAAGCAGAAGCGCCTCCAGGCGCATCATCATGAGCCCGGTCTGTACGGCGTGCGTGCCGGAGCCCACCTCCAGGTTTTGCGCCGGCTCGGGCAGCTCCAGCTCCTCGAAAAACACCCGGTCCATAGTAAGATCGTAGTGTTGGCCCGTGTGTACGAGGATCTCTTCGATGCCCGCCGCCTTGAGGGCGCGGCTTACCGGCGCGGCCTTGATAAACTGCGGCCGCGCCCCGACTACGGTCACGACGCGCATGAGCCTTCCTCGACGAGCTTATCGAGCAGGGCGGCCAGCTCCTGGGTGAGCGCACGGCGGCTGTAACGGCGCGCCGCCTCCGGCGTGGCCCCGGCCTGGGGTTGTCCTGCGGACCAGGCCGCATACAGCGCGCGCAGTTGCCGCTTTAAGCCCTCCACGTCGTCCCAATCGAACATCTGGCCCGCGCCGCTCTGGCGCAGGATCTGAGCCGCCTCCCCCTCCGGAGGGCCGATCCCGAGCACGGGCCGTGCGGAGGCGATGTACTCGTAGAGCTTGCCCGTGATGATCCCCTCGGCCCCAGGAACGCGGTTGATCACAAGCAGCAGGGCGTCGGCGGTCCGCATGCGCTGAAGCGCCGCCTCATGGGGCAGGTACGGGCTTATGCGCACCCGACCGCTTAGCCCGCTTCGCCGCAGGCGCTCCCGAATGGAGGCGTCCACGATGCCGACAAGTTCCACCTCCAAGCGCATATCCTCGGATGCGAGCGCCTCAAGAGCCCGCCACAACGACTCCGGGTTTCGGGCTGCATTGAGCGTGCCCACGTGCAGAAGCCGAAAGACGTCCCCAGAGTCCGGAGGCGGCGGATCGGAGGCGAAATCCGCCTCGTCGAACCCGTTGGGGATGACCACGTACGGGCGCTCGAGGCGCTCACGCAGGGCGCGCGCCATAAAGGAGCCCACCGTAACCACGGCCGAGGCCGTCTGGAGCACGCTGCGCTCCAGATATGCGTCCAGACGCCGCGTCAGGCCCGTCATGGGCAGCTCGGCGTAGTAGTCGATTCCCGTCCACGGATCCCGAAAGTCCGCCACCCAGGGGATACGGAAGCGCCGGTGCAGGGCGCGCCCGATAAGATGCACCGAATGCGGGGGGCCGGAGCTCACTAGCGCCCGGATG
This portion of the Bacteroidota bacterium genome encodes:
- a CDS encoding glycosyl transferase → MARIVYALSGEGRGHTSRALAIAEALELEGHEVLYCAGGVAYEILTELNKPVLRVPALEHVVYNNTLRPWRTLWHNLPHLLRSGRLIRDLARSLEAFQAEWLINDFEYFSGRAAALLGLPVVGFNRQQILTEARYPIPWRWRLNAALVGAVVRWIAPPQAVLTLIPTFLPLPLRRPERVRLVPPVIRSAVLRAEPAEGEHVLVYINRSRGAEKLLRLLERFAEVPFHVYGFSEAIAVARNVKMRPSSLEGFLRDLASARAVIATAGFTLISEALYLGKPLLALPNRGIFEQTLNAWQLAQAGFGAAVVGRDPTLEDISGFLARWAAYKSAIQRRFEAGNPEVLRVLTALWGPERPEPVLSGLRGSVY
- a CDS encoding DedA family protein, producing MDVAEWVSLLSRLSPLWLYVAIWAVAYLENLLPPIPGDVVVVFGGYLAGLGVLNVWSLWLGAVACSTLGFVTMYRIGYRVGPVLLSRPRLLFVSERHLRAAQRWFHRYGIVAVVLNRFLSGTRSVISLVAGMAHMPFGPVTVAAFLSTLFWTGLLVGLGYWLGERWELVGEYLRQYGRVVLLLLALLGLGYAVRLWLRRGRGAEQG
- a CDS encoding OmpH family outer membrane protein, which gives rise to MRRYAWILWGMMGMGQLAWAQQQGANPALPIGYTRVDFILSKMPEVAAVQKQLENLAQRHQAEYQQKLQDFDRQLQDYQRRQALMSPDARQRREQELAGLQTQLQQFAMEKSRELEQKEAELMQPILNRIQKAIEEVAKERRLALVFSTGIGPNPILLYADERHDITDAVLRRLGIN
- a CDS encoding OmpH family outer membrane protein, yielding MRYLLLGILLGGVGSTLAWAQQKIGYIDSEHILNRLPEYQDAQQRLERMAQEWQRELERMQRELEQLVRDYQAREVLYTEEMRRQKRQEIVDKERLLEQFREQKFGPQGELFQQQAQLLRPIQERILRALREVAEAQGYDFVFDKSGSLTFLYVRPQHDLSALVLERLGVNAASSAR
- the bamA gene encoding outer membrane protein assembly factor BamA codes for the protein MGRHRWLCLLLWMLFGALGTVRAQQSGAPEAHPFLEEPRTYQILDILVEGATGPTTRDLVLSTSGLYKGMTIRIPGEAVSNAIRQLYRLGMFSDVQVRLERSVGDGAFLVIAVREEPRLEDYEIRGVKRGEREELRKRLVLARGTSVSRSTIGRAQRVIAEYFEKKGHLQVRVTARADSVVGKPGYVRLSFDVDKGPSVEVKRILVEGNRAMSDAWVRRRLKKTKQDAWWRFWGRAKFDPMDLREDLANLIEAYAEQGFRDARVLRDTVYYDSTRAGLVVALSLYEGPRYYVRRIEWRGNTVYTDAQLTEVLGFKPGERYNAKKLQRNLQFNPNGLDVYGLYQNNGYLFFNAQLEERVVAPDSVDLIFELYEGEIATIRRVLITGNTKTKEHVIRRELRTLPGDKFSREAIQRSVRELAVLGFFEPEQIRPDYQVDPERKTVDLTYSVVEKGGDQLELSGSYGGRYIGLILGLRLAFNNFSIQDITRAKAWRPLPSGDGQKLSLSVQVAGRNYQAYSISFTEPWFRGRPMPAGFSLYHNRRTFGLYDYYYYDLYGLPLPPDSLLQQRNEHFHTTGVSLSLGRRLSWPDDFFQLSHALSYQIYDVRLQGSTYYYGLPNGVHQTVSLRQTLSRSSIDNPFFPRTGSEMTLTVDLAPPLPGFIQYHKWRLGLKWNVPIIGNLVLGTALDYGYLGSFRKGERSPFERFYIGGTILEAQQFFGQDIVFMRGYRGGSQLISPRTQDGPIGGTILNKYSAELRYPLVQTQQLNLFPYVFVDAGNTWLDFASYVPTQLYRSAGLGVRLFLPILGLLDLNYGYAFDRIPGVTRPGWVFQFSIGPQF